A DNA window from Enterobacter cloacae subsp. cloacae ATCC 13047 contains the following coding sequences:
- the hisL gene encoding his operon leader peptide, with product MTRVQFKHHHHHHHPD from the coding sequence ATGACACGCGTTCAATTTAAACACCACCATCATCACCATCATCCTGACTAG
- the hisG gene encoding ATP phosphoribosyltransferase, which translates to MLDNSRLRIAIQKSGRLSDDSRELLARCGIKINLHTQRLIALAENMPIDILRVRDDDIPGLVMDGVVDLGIIGENVLEEELLTRRAQGEDPRYFTLRRLDFGGCRLSLATPVDEAWDGPAALNGKRIATSYPHLLKRYLDQKGVQFKSCLLNGSVEVAPRAGLADAICDLVSTGATLEANGLREVEVIYRSKACLIQRDGEMADAKQQLIDKLLTRIQGVIQARESKYIMMHAPTERLDEVIALLPGAERPTILPLAGDQQRVAMHMVSSETLFWETMEKLKALGASSILVLPIEKMME; encoded by the coding sequence ATGTTAGATAACTCACGTTTACGCATAGCTATTCAAAAATCAGGCCGTTTGAGTGATGATTCACGCGAACTGCTGGCCCGCTGCGGGATTAAAATCAACCTGCACACCCAGCGCCTGATTGCCCTGGCTGAAAACATGCCCATCGACATTCTGCGCGTGCGTGATGACGATATCCCGGGCCTGGTAATGGACGGTGTCGTTGACCTTGGCATCATCGGTGAAAACGTACTGGAAGAAGAGCTCCTGACCCGTCGCGCTCAGGGTGAAGATCCGCGTTACTTCACCCTGCGTCGCCTGGACTTCGGCGGCTGCCGCCTGTCGCTGGCAACACCGGTTGATGAAGCCTGGGATGGCCCGGCCGCGCTGAACGGCAAACGCATCGCTACCTCTTACCCTCACCTGTTAAAACGCTATCTGGATCAGAAAGGCGTGCAGTTTAAATCCTGTCTGCTGAATGGTTCTGTTGAAGTCGCGCCGCGTGCGGGCCTGGCGGATGCCATTTGCGACCTCGTCTCGACCGGTGCCACCCTGGAAGCGAACGGCCTGCGCGAAGTAGAAGTGATCTACCGCTCCAAAGCGTGCCTGATCCAGCGTGACGGCGAAATGGCTGACGCCAAGCAGCAGTTGATCGACAAACTGCTGACCCGTATCCAGGGCGTGATTCAGGCCCGTGAATCCAAATACATCATGATGCATGCACCAACCGAACGTCTGGACGAAGTGATCGCCCTGCTGCCAGGTGCTGAGCGCCCTACCATTCTGCCACTGGCGGGCGATCAGCAGCGTGTGGCGATGCACATGGTCAGTAGCGAAACGCTGTTCTGGGAAACCATGGAAAAACTGAAGGCACTGGGCGCAAGCTCCATTCTGGTGCTGCCAAT